The Thermoplasmata archaeon genome contains the following window.
CCGTCGAGTGCCCGGCCCGGCGGAAGTGCCAGCCGCGCTCGAGTGCGTTCGAGAGCTTCTCCGCCATGATCTGCGCGTTGAGCGCCGGCTTCTCGACTTCTTGGACCTCGATCTGCGGATTGTCGAACTTGAACTGTCGCTCGACGGCTTCCGTGAGGCTCTTGATGGCTCCGCCTTTCCGGCCGATGACGAGCCCGGGTCGTTCCGCGAGCAGCGACACCCGCGTGCCCATCGGCGTCCTCTGGATGTCGAGACCCCCGAAGCCCGCACGACGCGTTTCGTTCATGAGGTATTCCTTCAACAGGACGCGCCGCACATTCTCGACGATGATGCGCTTGTCCTTCCGCTCGACCTTCGCCTCGCGCACCACGTCAGGCCACCTCTTCGAGCACAATCTCGAGATTCACAGTATCCTGGTTCCACGGCCCGCTCCGGCCGTACGCCCGTGGCCGGAATCCCTTCTCCGTCGAACCCTTGTGCGCGTTGACCACTCGGACCACCATCGCGTCGGGGTCGTCTTTGCCGGTGAACTCGGCGTTCGAGACCGCGCTCTCGAGCACCTTGAGGAACGCCTTCGCCGCCTTGACGGGATAGCGGGCGGGGCCCATCCCCGACTTGTGCGCCACCCACCGATTGTACTTCTTCATCGGGACGGGCTGCTTCAGCGAGATCACCCGCTCGAGGTACTCCCGGGCGTCGTCGACCGTCTTGCCGCGGAGGGCACGGGCGAGCTCGACGGACTTCTTCCACGCCAAGGGAAGGTCCCGGCCGTACGCTCGGGCCATCGTCTCGATCTTGTACTCCGTCGTGTACCCGAGCTTCGTCATGCGTCTCCTCACTTCAGCGGCATGAACTTCGACGAGCGCGTCGCGCCGACGCCGGGGCCGCTGTGCACGACGGGCCTCCGCGTCATCGCGAACTCGCCGATGTAATGCCCGATCATCTCCGCTTTGATCTCGACTGTCACGAACTCCTTCCCGTTGTGGATCGCGACCTTCTTGCCGACGAAGTCCGGCAGGATCGGGACGTTCCGGCAGTGCGTGCGCACCGCTTCGTCCGTCCCGTTGGCCCGCAGCTTCTCGACGAAGGTGAGACGTTCCTCGTCGATGCCCCGCATGAAGGACCGGCGCGGGCGCGCGGGCAGCAGCTCGATGATCTCCTCGAGCGTCATCGCCTTCATCTCGTCGAGCGTGTACCCACGGTACGTAAACTCCTTCTTGCGGCGCGTCTCGACGAGCCCCGCGCGCTTCCGCAGCTTCCGTCGCGCCGCCTTCGCCAGGCCACCCATCTTCTTTGCCATCGTCAGGTCCTCCGTCGTTTCGCTTTCAGCCGCTTCGGCTGCGGCGACATCCGGCCCACCTTGCGACCGGGAGGAGCATCATAGCCCACCGTCGACGGCTTTCCGACGTGCTGGTGGGAACCGCCGCCGTGGGGATGGTCCACCGGGTTCATCGCGACCCCGCGCACGTTGAACATCGCCTTGCTGAAGGAACGGTACGAGAACCACTTCTTCCCCGCCTTCGTGAAGGGCTTGTCGCCGCGGCCCGCGCCCGCGACCGCGCCGATCGTCGCGCGGCACTCCCGGTGGAACGAGTGAAACTGTCCCGACGGGAGCTGCACCACGGTCCGCTCACCGTGGCTCACCACGACCGCCTGGGTACCGGCGGCGCGGACGAACCGACCGCCGTCGCCGGGCATCGCCTCGATGTTGTACACGAGAGTTCCCTCCGGGATGTCCTTCAGGGGCAGCGTACTCCCGCGGTCGATGTTCGGGGCGCCGTGGGTGACCCGCTGCCCCACGGACAGCCCGTCGCACGCGATCATGAGGACCTCCTGTCCGCCGAAGCGGACGCGGGCGAGGGGCGCCGTGTGCCCCGGCGCCTGGAAGATATCCGTGACGACGCCGTCGCCCTGGAGCCGGGGATGCGCGACCGGTCCCGGGTGGCGGTGGCTCGGCGATCGGTACGTCGGCGAGGTCCCGCGGCCCCGGCGCTGGGAGCGGAGGTTCTTGCCCACTAGAACACCCCGATCCGCATGCCGATCTCTTCCGCCGAGAACTCGGGCTTGAGCTTGATGATCGCATGCTTGCCGTCCTTCCGGACGTACGTGTTGACTTTCGCGACTTTCACTTGGAAGAGGTCCTCGAACGCCTTCTTGACCTCGGCCCGCGTCGCCTCCCTCCGCACGAGGAATTCGAGGCGGTTCCCGTCTTTCAGATTCTGCGCGGCGGTGCCTTGCAGCATGTTGAGTGACTTTTCCGTGACGTACGGATGCAAGAGGATCTCGTGAGGCTTCATGGGCTCCAGCTCCGCAGGACCTCGAGCGCGCCCTCGCTGAAGACCGTGAGCCGCCCGGGATCGCCGCCGGGCGCGAGCAGCTCCGCATTCAGCGCGGCCGGGCTCACGACCTCGACGCCGGGGAGGTTGCCGAAGAGGCGACGCACCTTCTTCGCCTCCTTCACGACGATGAGCAGGCTCCGCGGTTGGCGGTACCGGCGCCCGCGCATCTTCCCGCGACCGGCGCGGATGTGGCGGCCTTCCTTCGCCCGGTCGACATCGTCGACGACGCCGAGGCGACTCAAGATGCGGAGCCCTTCACGGGTCGCGCCGCCGTCCGTGTCGACGGCTTCGATGCCATCTTCGACGATCACGGGGAGGGTCAATTCCTCCTTGAACCGGTGGCCCCTCGACGACACGAGATACGAATCCTTCAGGGCGGCGAGGGCCGCGTTGCGGGCGAGCCGCCTCTCATGGTCGTTGATCTTCTTCGTCCAGATCGCCTGGATCCGCGGCGGGTGCGCCCGTCGCCCACCGACCGTCCCAGGAGCTTGCGCCCCGATCATCGTCCCCCGAATCCGCGGGACGCGCGAGACGCCGTGGCCTTTCCCGGACCACCGTACGGAGTGCCGCATGCCCGCCGACGCGGACGGCGCGTACGGTTGGCGGCGGTTCGCTTGGGACGACGTCACGGCACGCCGGATCAGATCCGTGCGGACTTCCGATCGGAAGACCGCGGGCAGCTCGACGCTCTTCACCGCATCGCCGTCGAGGGAGTACACATGGACGTGGCCCTCCGACAGCGCGGGCGTCTCCGCCTTTTTCGCCTTCGGCTTCGCCTCTTTCTCCGCCTTGGCGGCCTTCGCCGGTTTCGTCGGACGAGCGCGCCGCTTCGGCGCCGGCTCCTCCTCGGCGGATTCCTTGGCCGTCTTCTTCGCGTCCTCGGGATCCGCCAAACCGATCACACCCCCTGCTTCGCTTCCCGCGAGACGTACGTGAGTTCCGGCGACTTCTCGAGCTTCACGTATCCGCCGCGGGCCGCGTCCCGGAAACGGATTAACCGCTTCGTCGGGCCCGGGATTGAGCCGTGGAGCAGCACGTACGGATTCCGGATCAGACCGTAGTGGAGGAAGCCCCCGTTCGGCGTGATGTCGTCCCCTTTCTCGCCGATCTTCAGGATCCGCTTGTTGTACTCCGTGCGCTGGTGATACCCGAACTGGCCGCCTTGCGGCACGGTCGGCCGAACGTACCCGGGGTTGAAGTTCCCGAGCGTCCCGATGTTCCGCCGGTGCTTCGAGTTCTTATGGCTGAGGAGGCGCGTGCCCCAACGCGTGTGATGGCCTTGCCAACCCTTGCCTTTCGTGATTGCCGCGACGTCGACCATCGAGCCCTCGCGGCAAAACTCGGTCACGGGGATTTCTTTCCCCAGGAGGCCCTTCGCGTACTTGACGCGGTCCTCGACGGAGCCGCCGGCGACGCGATTCTCCATGAGATCCGGCTTCTTCTTCGGGACGCCGGAGACGAGCGAGGGCTGCGTGAACGTGATGAGTCGGACGTCGTCGACATCGGCCGGACTCGCCTTCTTCCATGCCTCGTCCGCGTCGTACTCCTTCGGGATCGGGAAAACGCGCCGCAGCTCCTTGTCGAGCCGCGGGCTCCAGACTTCGGCGACCGTCTTCAGGCCCTCCGCGGCCCGACGGTAGAAGCGAACACCCGCGACTCGCATCGGCGGCACCTCGACGACCGTGACGGGGACCTGCACCTCTTGTCCGGACGTGGTCGAGGTCGGTCGATAGTCGATCACAATCGCGTGGGTCATGCCGGCCTTGTATCCCGCGAAGCCTTGGACCTTCGGGGCCCCGCCATCGACCTCGGGCCAGCTCGAGAAGTGTGGAATCGGGCTCTCGCTGCGCTTGCGGGGCGAAAAGCCCATCGATCCGTGTCGGGGTCGATGCTCCTTGGGCACTGCGCCACCCTCCGGGGAGGGGAACCTCTCGTCGCGTGCTGCGAGACGCGAGCCGTGGTCGCGCCACCGTGACGCTGCCTGCGGACCCAGAACAATCGGGGCCGCATTGCCGGGATCCGCGAGGGATTGCCCGGGAGCGTGTGGTCGGCGCGCTGAGCGCTCCCTATGGAGGGGGTCTATTTAATTCTTTGGAGAACGACGAAAGTTCTCTGGAGGAAACCGTTGGCCGCTCGGTCGCCGGCGGGATTCAGTGGAGGAACGCCTTGGGCTTCGCCTTCTGCGGTTCCAACGTCTCGATGGCGATCGGCTTGACGATCGGATCGTCCTTGGTCGCCTCGAGCTCTTCCTCCGCCTTCTCCTCTTCGAGCGCCCGCCAGAACGCCCGCATGCGGGCGTCGTAGTATTCGTCGCACATGGCCGCGCCTTCGGCACCCCAGCGCTCCGCGGATACAATATCCTTTCCCATTCTCAAACCGCGGCGCCTGTCATTCGGCCGGTGGCAGCCGCATGCGCGGCCGTATCGGGGGTGATAACATTCCCATAACTTTTAAGCGGGTCTCCCCGGCTATGCATCGTTGCGCGGCGGTCTTTCATGGAAGTAAAGCGGATGAAAGTGAAGGTGTGCCTCGTGGGCGAGGCGGCCGTTGGGAAGACGTCGCTCATCCGCCGGTTCGTCTTGGACAACTTCGATGACAAGTACATCCAGACGCTCGGCACGAAGGTCTCGAAGAAGGAACTCACGTCCGCGGTTCCCGACAGCTCGGGCGAACTGAAGATTGACATGACGATATGGGACATCATGGGCCAGAAAGGCTTCCGGGAACTGCTCAAGGAAGCATACTTCTACGGCGCTCGCGGGATCCTCGCGGTATGCGACGTCACGCGCCGGAAGACGCTCGACGACCTCGACGACTGGATCGAGGGCGTCTACAGCGTCACGGGAAAGATCCCGATCGAATTCTTGGGAAACAAGGTCGACCTGAAGGACCAGGCGCAAATCTCGGAAGACGAGATGGTCCAGGCGGCCCGCGCGTACGATAGCCCATTCCATTTCACGTCCGCGAAGACGGGCGTCAACGTTGAGACCGCGTTTCAGTCTCTCGCCGAACGCGTCGCGAAAGAGCGCTACGCACGCAAAGTTGTCCCTGAAGAATAAAAATTATCAGGGGCGATACTCGCGTCCTCACGGTACATAACTCAGCGCTGGGTTGGGCCGCGCTGATGGCGATGCCGGTGTTGCTCGGCCAGAAGCACGTGAAGGTGAAGGTGTGTCTGGTCGGCGACGTCGCCGTCGGCAAGACGTCTCTCATCAAGCGCTACGTGCAGGATGCGTTCGATGACCGGTACATCGCGACCGTCGGCACGAAGGTCACCAAGAAGACGTTCGACGTGATGTGGAAAGGCGCGAGTGCCAGCCTCGACATGCTGGTGTGGGACATCATGGGAGAGAAGGGATTCCGAGCGCTCCTCCGCGACGCCTACTTCGAAGGATCCCACGGCGTGATCGCGGTGTGCGACATGACCCGCAAGGATACGTTCTACGATCTGAACAACTGGGTGCAGATGATCCGCAAGCAGGTCGGCGAGGTGCCGATCGTCTTCCTCGGAAACAAGTTCGATCTGAAGGAGCGACTCGTCGTGAGCGAGGAGGAACTCGCGCGGATGGGCACGATCCACAACGCGAAGCACTTCGTCACATCGGCGAAGACCGGCAAGGGCGTCAACGAGGCGTTCAAGGTCTTGGCGGACGCGATCGCGCACACTGGCGACGCGTGAGTCTGCGGCGCACGGCATGTTGGGCCGCGCGTGTTATCTCATCAGATAACTGTTGGGCAATTCCTTTATAATCTGAGCCTCGTGCGCGCGTCGCAACCCGTCTGGGGAGTTCCATGGACCGCCAGAGGATGAAGGTCAAGATCTGTCTCGTCGGGGAAGGCGCGGTCGGCAAGACGTGCCTCATCCGCCGATTCATTCAAGACCAGTTCGACGACCGATACATCTCGACATTGGGCGCGAAGGTCTCGAAGAAAGAAATCCAGGTCGAGGGCCCGAACGGGGGCACGGACGTCGACATGACGATTTGGGACATCATGGGGGAGAAGGGCTTCCGCGAATTGCTCAAGGAAGCGTACTTCCACGGCGCCCAAGGCGTCCTCGCGGTGTGCGACGTCACGCGCAGAGAAACGCTGGACGACCTCGACGACTGGGTCGCGGCCGTCGTCAAGGTGACGGGAAAAATTCCGATCGAGTATCTCGGGAACAAAGCGGATCTCCGGGACAAGATGGCGGTCAAGGAGTCCGATGTCAAACGGGCCGCCGAAGCCCACGGCGCTCCTTGGATGTTCACGTCGGCGAAGACGGGCGAGAACGTCGAGCGGGCGTTCGCAAAACTCGCGCAGATGATTGCGGGCCCGAGCGCGTGAGCCCGGTCCGGTTCGCGATTTGTCTGGAGTCGGCGGAACACTTCTGCGGTTTCATTCCTGTCTTCAAGGTCAAAGTGTTTAAGTAGAAGGCTCGTGTATTCAAAGATGACCAACGCGCGGGGCCGGTCAATACATGGTGGAGACCGCGGGAGAACCGGAAGAGCTGCTCCCGGTGGATTCCTGGATTAGCAAGGTGGATTTCCGCAGCACGGCCGAGGTCAAGATCCCGGAACGTCTCGTGGACCAGGTCATCGGGCAGGAGCGGGCCGTCGAGGTCATCCGGAAGGCCGCAGAGCAGAAGCGGCACGTCATGCTCATCGGCGACCCCGGCACGGGCAAGTCGATGCTCGCCCGGTCGATGACCGAACTGCTCCCGCGGGACGAACTCCAGGACATCATCGTCTATCACAACCCCGAAGACCCGAACGAGCCGAAGATCCGCGTCGTGCCCGCCAGCAAGGGCCGCGAGATCGTCAACGCCCAGAAGGCGGAGGCGATGCAGCGACGGGAGCAGAAAGCCTCGATGGTCATGACGATCGTGTTCTTCATCATCGGCCTGAGCGTGATCATGTCATACCGATGGACAGACCCGACGCCCGGTTTCACGGACCAGGCGCCTCAGATCATCCTGTTCGGCATCCTTGTCGCGGCGATCATCTACATCGCGAGCCGCTAC
Protein-coding sequences here:
- a CDS encoding 50S ribosomal protein L22, with amino-acid sequence MTKLGYTTEYKIETMARAYGRDLPLAWKKSVELARALRGKTVDDAREYLERVISLKQPVPMKKYNRWVAHKSGMGPARYPVKAAKAFLKVLESAVSNAEFTGKDDPDAMVVRVVNAHKGSTEKGFRPRAYGRSGPWNQDTVNLEIVLEEVA
- a CDS encoding 30S ribosomal protein S19 — its product is MAKKMGGLAKAARRKLRKRAGLVETRRKKEFTYRGYTLDEMKAMTLEEIIELLPARPRRSFMRGIDEERLTFVEKLRANGTDEAVRTHCRNVPILPDFVGKKVAIHNGKEFVTVEIKAEMIGHYIGEFAMTRRPVVHSGPGVGATRSSKFMPLK
- a CDS encoding 50S ribosomal protein L2 yields the protein MGKNLRSQRRGRGTSPTYRSPSHRHPGPVAHPRLQGDGVVTDIFQAPGHTAPLARVRFGGQEVLMIACDGLSVGQRVTHGAPNIDRGSTLPLKDIPEGTLVYNIEAMPGDGGRFVRAAGTQAVVVSHGERTVVQLPSGQFHSFHRECRATIGAVAGAGRGDKPFTKAGKKWFSYRSFSKAMFNVRGVAMNPVDHPHGGGSHQHVGKPSTVGYDAPPGRKVGRMSPQPKRLKAKRRRT
- the rplW gene encoding 50S ribosomal protein L23 produces the protein MKPHEILLHPYVTEKSLNMLQGTAAQNLKDGNRLEFLVRREATRAEVKKAFEDLFQVKVAKVNTYVRKDGKHAIIKLKPEFSAEEIGMRIGVF
- the rpl4p gene encoding 50S ribosomal protein L4; protein product: MADPEDAKKTAKESAEEEPAPKRRARPTKPAKAAKAEKEAKPKAKKAETPALSEGHVHVYSLDGDAVKSVELPAVFRSEVRTDLIRRAVTSSQANRRQPYAPSASAGMRHSVRWSGKGHGVSRVPRIRGTMIGAQAPGTVGGRRAHPPRIQAIWTKKINDHERRLARNAALAALKDSYLVSSRGHRFKEELTLPVIVEDGIEAVDTDGGATREGLRILSRLGVVDDVDRAKEGRHIRAGRGKMRGRRYRQPRSLLIVVKEAKKVRRLFGNLPGVEVVSPAALNAELLAPGGDPGRLTVFSEGALEVLRSWSP
- a CDS encoding 50S ribosomal protein L3 is translated as MPKEHRPRHGSMGFSPRKRSESPIPHFSSWPEVDGGAPKVQGFAGYKAGMTHAIVIDYRPTSTTSGQEVQVPVTVVEVPPMRVAGVRFYRRAAEGLKTVAEVWSPRLDKELRRVFPIPKEYDADEAWKKASPADVDDVRLITFTQPSLVSGVPKKKPDLMENRVAGGSVEDRVKYAKGLLGKEIPVTEFCREGSMVDVAAITKGKGWQGHHTRWGTRLLSHKNSKHRRNIGTLGNFNPGYVRPTVPQGGQFGYHQRTEYNKRILKIGEKGDDITPNGGFLHYGLIRNPYVLLHGSIPGPTKRLIRFRDAARGGYVKLEKSPELTYVSREAKQGV
- a CDS encoding Rab family GTPase, translated to MEVKRMKVKVCLVGEAAVGKTSLIRRFVLDNFDDKYIQTLGTKVSKKELTSAVPDSSGELKIDMTIWDIMGQKGFRELLKEAYFYGARGILAVCDVTRRKTLDDLDDWIEGVYSVTGKIPIEFLGNKVDLKDQAQISEDEMVQAARAYDSPFHFTSAKTGVNVETAFQSLAERVAKERYARKVVPEE
- a CDS encoding Rab family GTPase — protein: MAMPVLLGQKHVKVKVCLVGDVAVGKTSLIKRYVQDAFDDRYIATVGTKVTKKTFDVMWKGASASLDMLVWDIMGEKGFRALLRDAYFEGSHGVIAVCDMTRKDTFYDLNNWVQMIRKQVGEVPIVFLGNKFDLKERLVVSEEELARMGTIHNAKHFVTSAKTGKGVNEAFKVLADAIAHTGDA
- a CDS encoding Rab family GTPase, which translates into the protein MDRQRMKVKICLVGEGAVGKTCLIRRFIQDQFDDRYISTLGAKVSKKEIQVEGPNGGTDVDMTIWDIMGEKGFRELLKEAYFHGAQGVLAVCDVTRRETLDDLDDWVAAVVKVTGKIPIEYLGNKADLRDKMAVKESDVKRAAEAHGAPWMFTSAKTGENVERAFAKLAQMIAGPSA